The Pleuronectes platessa chromosome 13, fPlePla1.1, whole genome shotgun sequence genome includes a window with the following:
- the LOC128454853 gene encoding leucine-rich repeat and immunoglobulin-like domain-containing nogo receptor-interacting protein 3 has translation MIGSPGPGGRALVPWPRVWRRVLAVSLVAMINLMLAGSSQACPPRCECSAQLRSVSCQRRRLTNIPEGIPTETQLLDLSKNRLHWVHAGDLAPYPRLEEVDLSENLIATLEPNAFASLPSLKVLKLRGNQLKLVPMGAFAKLGNLTSLDLSENKMVILLDYTFQDLRNLKHLEVGDNDLVYISHKAFSGLLGLEDLTIERCNLTSISGQTLSYLRSLVTLRLHHLSITALEDQNFRKLSNLRDLDIDHWPYLEYISPLSFQGLDLHRLSITNTNITSVPSASFKNLMHLTHLNLSYNPIPSLEPWAFKDLLRLKELIMVSTGLVTVEPHAFGGLRQIRVLNFSSNDLHTLEEGSFHSVNSLETLRVDGNPLMCDCRLLWILQRRKTLNFDGRVPVCAGPVEVQGVSLSTFTDSALFDHFTCQKPKIRNRKMQQVTAREGQPVSFLCRAEGEPAPAIVWISPQRRRITAKSSGRITVLPSGTLEIRYAQLTDSGTYICIASNAGGNDTYFATLTVRGQPLDAASAFFLNRSLYSGEFLNDTNLNNTRVFLKFTLDLTTILVSTAMGCITFLGVVLFCFLLLFVWSRGRGQRKNNFTVEYSFRKSEPATGPTAGGTRKFNMKMI, from the exons ATGATTGGCTCCCCTGGCCCTGGTGGGCGTGCCTTAGTGCCATGGCCGAGGGTGTGGCGGCGGGTGCTGGCTGTTTCTCTGGTTGCCATGATAAACTTGATGCTAGCAGGAAGTAGCCAGGCCTGTCCACCACGGTGCGAGTGCTCGGCTCAGCTGAGGTCGGTGTCGTGCCAACGGCGGCGGCTCACCAACATCCCAGAGGGCATTCCCACCGAGACACAGCTCCTGGACCTCAGCAAGAACCGGCTCCACTGGGTGCATGCAGGCGACCTGGCCCCTTACCCACGGCTGGAGGAAGTGGATCTCAGCGAGAACCTCATTGCCACATTAGAGCCCAACGCCTTCGCTAGCCTCCCCAGTCTTAAAGTGCTGAAGTTAAGGGGAAACCAGCTGAAGTTAGTGCCCATGGGGGCCTTCGCCAAGCTGGGCAATCTGACCAGCCTGGACCTGAGTGAGAACAAGATGGTGATTTTACTGGACTACACCTTCCAGGATCTGAGAAATCTGAAACATCTGGAGGTTGGAGACAACGACCTGGTTTACATATCCCACAAG GCTTTCTCAGGGCTGCTGGGGCTGGAGGATCTCACAATTGAGCGCTGCAACCTGACGTCCATCTCCGGTCAGACACTGTCCTATCTCCGCAGCCTGGTCACTCTTCGCCTCCACCACCTCAGCATCACTGCCCTGGAGGACCAGAACTTCCGCAAGCTCTCCAACCTGCGGGATCTGGACATCGATCACTGGCCGTACCTGGAATACATCTCCCCTTTGAGTTTCCAGGGTTTGGACCTCCACCGGCTCTCCATCACCAACACCAACATCACCTCTGTCCCCTCTGCCTCCTTCAAGAACCTGATGCACCTCACCCACCTCAACCTGTCCTACAACCCCATCCCCTCACTAGAGCCCTGGGCCTTCAAGGACCTTCTGAGGCTGAAGGAGCTCATCATGGTAAGCACAGGGTTGGTGACAGTGGAGCCCCATGCCTTTGGAGGCCTCCGACAGATCCGGGTCCTCAACTTCTCTTCCAACGACCTGCATACCCTGGAGGAGGGCTCCTTCCACTCTGTCAACAGTCTGGAGACCCTCAGAGTGGATGGGAACCCCCTGATGTGTGACTGCCGTCTGTTGTGGATCCTGCAAAGACGCAAGACCCTCAACTTTGACGGCAGAGTGCCGGTGTGTGCGGGGCCGGTGGAGGTGCAAGGGGTCAGCCTCAGCACCTTCACCGATTCTGCACTCTTCGATCACTTTACATGCCAGAAACCTAAGATTCGCAACCGTAAGATGCAGCAG GTAACCGCTCGTGAAGGCCAGCCTGTGAGCTTCCTGTGTCGAGCCGAAGGAGAACCTGCACCTGCTATTGTCTGGATTTCCCCACAGCGCAGACGGATCACAGCTAAGAGCTCCGGGCGTATCACTGTCCTGCCAAGTGGCACCCTGGAGATCCGCTACGCCCAACTCACTGACAGCGGAACCTACATCTGCATTGCCAGCAAcgccggcggcaatgacacctaCTTCGCTACGCTCACAGTGCGTGGCCAGCCGCTGGACGCCGCCTCAGCCTTCTTCCTCAACCGCTCGCTGTACAGCGGTGAGTTCTTGAACGACACAAATCTGAACAACACACGGGTGTTCCTCAAGTTCACCTTGGACCTGACCACCATCTTGGTCTCCACGGCGATGGGTTGCATCACCTTTCTGGGGGTGGTCCTcttctgtttcctgctgttgtTCGTGTGGAGCCGGGGACGCGGCCAACGCAAGAACAACTTCACAGTGGAGTACTCTTTCCGGAAATCTGAACCCGCCACCGGGCCCACCGCGGGAGGGACGAGGAAATTCAACATGAAAATGATATGA